The genome window GAGAAACTTTTGAGCTATAAAATAagcaaaaaaattgttaaaggtaaagttttttttatttgattaactAGCACTATTTGTCACACACACTGCCACACACAACTACATATAGATgcatttgatttatttatttataaggaGAAGGAGAGGAAAATTAATGGTGAGTGGGTGCTTTGTGTCTTTTTAACAAGAATAAAttgccaaaatggtccctgagatttgcataacacattactttggtccctaagattccaaatcgataaaagtggtcactgagattgtccaccatccatcattttggtcattccgttaaaaactccgttaagtgtcccggagctcttgggcggaagtttgggcaattttcaaagcttcgtaactcaatcgtttcttaaccaaattcaacccataatatatcaaaatgaagataggaaagtgtagaataagattatactattttgaagcccaatggctgccagagattgccggaaaatagcctcaaagttgactggtccgaatgaaaacttgaaaattcgccgaaaactgggtaaattttaaacgttcataacttcttcaatactcaacgaaatcaagtgattcaaattcgaaaatcatacttctcgacgatacaaagagaatgatatcttttttgaCTGCTAACTTGTtgtggtttggccagaaaatagcttaaaagtgGCTGttttggtctcgagttagcaaCTTTCGAGCCTTTTTCCGAccaaaccacgacgagttaACCgtcgaaaaaggtaccattcttttCGGTTTTTAGTCACGTGTAAAGTGGGTTCATTCTCCCTCACCAGCACACTTTGgtttttaggcactcttaggtttaaatttattcaccttttccacatcatcacaaattatggctttgtcaccttccaggtgtcggccagcacagttCGATTCGGATTCCGAGTGGACATCCTGGGTCGTGGTGTGTTATATCATGTATGtgtactttttttttagttttatatttgaaATTCATTAAATCCAACGATAACAAAAAGATTTCATAGTGTCGATTtattgatttttcaatatttatcggaatctaaatatttttaggttaaaatgttcataaaattaaattaggatagtctacataaatttcttctttttaaaaaaagttactttaagaaaaaaaaaagtatcctAAATTTATTCTTTAGTAATTTCGGGTTTAAAATTTAACTAAAAATGTTGGAACAGAAAAACTATTAATGGGTTAAAGTCTAAAttttttgaattaaaatttttaagttttaactcaAGGATTGAAGATAGTCTAATAGGAGAAACTTTTGAGCTATAAAATAagcaaaaaaattgttaaaggtaaagtttttttatttggtgacaatttatttgattaaCTAGCACTATTTGCTACTCACACTGCCACACCCATGCACAACTACATATCGAtgtatttgatttatttatttataaggaGAAGGAGAGGAAAATTAATGGTGAGGGGGGTGCTTTGTGTCTTTTTAATAAATATATGGAATTTTCAAATTAGGAAAAGTTGAGTGGGGCCACCCACCTATCCCTAGTAGCCACAAGCTGCTTCCGTCCATACACGTGAGTTAGTTGTACCGCTTGCTTGATATTGCAATTCAAAATGTACCAACAAAAATGAACTGTTACCAATTTACTGGTCTTGTATTACAATGACTGAGAACCAAGATTTTAGCACAACCAGGGACGAAGCCAGAACTTTGTGTGAATGGGGGCATCCTCAAACAACAAAGCCAGAACTTCTGCAGAACCAGGTCGGAGAGCAGAACCAGATCAGTTCAGTGGGGGCTCTGCTGCTGCAAACCCAGCTCAATTTGAGCAGCATCCCAGCGTCAGAAAAATCTCAGTGGGGGCATCCGCCCCCCCTAGGCCCATGGTGGCTCCGTCCTTGAGCACAACTTATGTaaaaaaacacactacatacacttgCAAGCTTAGGGAAAGTtttcaacaaacaataaattTGACATTCAAAATCTTTACGTTAAACGTTGTTGTGGAGctaaaaataatcacaaagcgacacgtggatttttgggtgaagatgacaaatttacctttgaggcataccgggtctcctatacgcgagcagtggagaatcatctaTCAACCAAATTAggagtgcccaaaataggtaacaagttcaaatttgtcttatccattctcattccataacctccaaaaacctcccaaaacatttcttttattatgataattagtcaattaatatatttatacctaattaatatattaattgctaattgaatcaccaaataacactccaaaacacacttaaaggccggccacaccccacACCCCATTcctatatatatgaccctatttcttctaaaaagctaagttgatactcttgcaaaactcccaaaaatcttctaaacactttttctctctaaattttaactttggcatcgaaggttctttggccaaagccccccattcatcgtggccGCGTGGGATTGTTGGCCTTGACcaaatgtgttgattgttttgtaggtgcaattttgtccaagaagaataAGGCGAAAATTTACATCCACAGTTGCCATAACAACTAGCTTCGAGATCGTTTGCGGTCATGAACACGATCATGTCCTGCATCTGTATAAACCATGCTTCAAAGGAAGTAGGTACTGTAGAATTGTGATAAACATTACAGGATGAATTGGGTAagcctagcattactcttttaaAACCTCAACTGCATTTTCGCGGCTTCGAAGCTAAGTGAGAGGTCAAAGAGGAAACATTTTTAATGAACAACAGTACCATCAAACAAAGCATTATACTAGGCTTTAATCCGGAAACTAGGTATCGTGAACTCAATTGGACACCCAAAATGCAAATTGTTCGACCTAATTATCTAACCATGTCAAATGTTAGTGAGAAAGCACAATTACTACAAAATTAGAAGGGTGAACTGTTAATTTAGTTCCTGAATTATCACCTAAGTGAAAATTAAGTTCCTAAAtgatttttttcataaaaatcagtcattgaattataaaaatctgtCAATTACATTCTTAATATTAGATTCAAATCTATTGCattcaatttttcgtcaatttaAGCCACGTTACTCGCATATAATATACATTAGAGGGTAGATTGATAATTTTTCATAAGgaaatagtgtatggagttaactttggagggtaaattaAACATCAACGatttatatgaaatgttaagggcttataggttaactttggagggtaaattagactttaacaattttttttacaaaactgTGATGCAAGGATGACATTGATTTGAGGCAGCTAGAACTATATTGATCAACAGATTCACGGCACCTGCAGCAAGAAAAACCAGAGTTTTCTTCAACTCAACTCAACAAAGCTTGAACCCGGTATCTAAGTTTGAATAAAACAGAATCCATAAAACCAAAACAGTTTTGCAAATAGGGAATTCGAGATCTCAACGGGCAGCCTCTGACAGGTGAAGGAGAGCTGCATTATGTTTACACATACATAGCTGCAAATAATATAACTGTATCACGGTCACCTGTGATATTCTCACGTTGCAACACCAATAACTAAGCCTTACCGGCCTGTTTGTGTTGGAACAGAGAGAGAACCAAAACGAGAATGGCAAAGACAAATCACTGAAACTGAAACTGAAAGGCGAAGGGTCACaacatttttagttttttagaaagaaaaagccTGTCAGAAgttacaacaaagaaaaatggtTTTCTAAAAACGAAAGAAATGCCCGAAAACTTGGACAACTCTGTGTCTCTTCCTCTCTTGTTTCCCTATCTACTTCTATAGTTGTATCCAAGGTTATAGAACCTGGTATAAGATACAGTATCACGATGCATCCATCCAAAATTGTAGCATGGTTCTTCAAAACGAAAGCTGAAGACAATTGTTGAGTACTAACAACATTCTTCGGCGCATTCCATCAATTCTACCTTCTGGCCTCACCACCAATCCCACCAGGCCCGCTTCCACCTTGACACGCACAGCCCTCAAAATTGCATCACCATTTGATACGTTAATGCAGTGGTTCAAACCCCAGTCCGATTATCTAACTCCCAGGGACAGAATTTATACCTAGTCGAAATCAGTGGACTGCTGGTTCAGAGAACATGGTAGAGAATTGGCTGAAACCTCAACTATCTCACGCCTAAAACCATGACTTAGAGATCCCAACTCTGTTACGTCATCATCACTATCAATGGTTTTTGGAGTTGCACGATTTTGATAACTTCTGCGCTGGACAACAAACACATTGAAGTAATAGCTTACCAAGTCTTCCCTTGTTTTTCTAAGAAACCACTTGGATGCACTAtcccaaaaggaagaagaactTGAGGTATTTCCCTCACTAAAAGGAGAATTTGAGTGATTTAACTTTACCAAATCCTTGaatctcttttcttcttcagcTGTCCACCGAAGAGAAACTTCCTCACCCATTCGATCAAATCGCCAATGATAGAACAAGGAACCAAGCtctctcttcaatttcatcctaGCCTCAGTAATGTGAAATCGGAAACATGCAACAGAACCTGGAAATCCACAGCCACACTTATCTTGTCTTCCTTGGCCAATAAGATCTGTTTCACTAAGGGGGCCGTCTTCTTCACGTTTCAAGGGCCATACCCGTGTGCCTAGCCATTTAATATCACTTTCAGAAGCCACCCCAGTCCATTCAGGGACATCAGCTTGAGCATGAGAGCCTATAGAGACATCCTTTTCGCGGGGATTCTCCTCAGACGTTGCATCAGTGGCCAATAAATCAACTTCTGCGGGAGCTTTCTCCATAGAATCGTTTTCCACCTCTTTTTTACGGCAACAAGGGCATGATTGAGATTTAACTGAATGAGGAAGCCTTTCACTGCATCGAAACCTCCCTGAGCACTGGCGACCAGCAACAATATTATCTTCGTACAACAATGGATGCATCTTTAGCTTCTTCTGCAAGTTTAGACCATGATCTGTTTATAAAATTGGAAACTAATTTACTTTCATACATGAATATTCACAGTTCCAGGAAAACAAAAATTGGtgcagaaaaggaaaaggaagagcATGGCTAGACAAACTTAATGAACAAGAAGCACCTGATCAAAGAGTTCGGATATTGCTGAATTAAGTAGGATTGAGGTGTGAACTATCTGGAAACCTGTTTAGGTTTGTAGCTATACGAGCGTATGCAGTTCCCGACACATTATGTTACCAGAGCGCAGATTACAAACTAATGCAATGCCCTATTAAGGTGGATGGCGATATCATATTGCGGGGGTTAACTTACTCGAGGCAGAAACAATGGCAACTTATCACAGGGGATGATTGTCATCATCTCGTTAATAACTTAAAGATTTAAAGATACAGCAACAATTCTTTAATTTCATAGATAAATGTTACGGAGCAAGAAGAGCACAGTCGAACGAATAACTATACTATGCATataaaattcaagaaatggCTGTAGTCTAGATTCTCTagaagcaaaaggaaaaaacattTAGGGAAAGACACAAACAAATGCACCTGCTGGAGACATTCTTCAGCCTTTGAATTAACATTCCTTCTTATCAGCAATGCCTCCTTTGCTCTAAGTGCTTGGACCCAGCACTCGTCATCGCTCCTATGTTCTTTCCACTTAGTTGGCCCTGGTATTGCTCCAATTGAATGATCATTTGGTTGCTTTGCAACCTGGACTACCCAATTTAGCATTCCTACTAAGTATTCTCGCTTTCTTTTAcgatcattttcttttttactgagACTAGATAGTGATATCAAAATATCATTCTGATCGTAATTACAAACTTTTTCGTCATCATCACCATTGCATTCTCCAGATACCAGATGAACCTCTCCATCACTTTTGCCCTTCCGCTCTGGCCAACCCGACAACAAACCTCCGAACTCTCTCACCAACTCTGAAGACAACGGATGCAAATCCCCATTTCCCGAACTCCTAGTTTCACAAATCTCCCTAAACCATTTCTCCAGCTCATTCAAATATTTAAAGTAAATCAATTTCACAGAACACATTGCTTCCTGATCAAAACCCAATTCATTGGCAACAAAAGACCAAAAAATGTTCTTCGAAACCGAATCAGTCCCACCTCTATCTTTCACCACACAGAACAATTTGAACAAATCAACAGGTTGCCTATCACCAATCACTGCTGGGACAGGCCTAACAAAACCACCTCCATCACCAATTTCCTTAAGAAAAACAGCTAAAACTCGATCAAACATACATCTTAGCCTACCCTTTTGATCACCCTCATCAAAATCCACACCATCCTTTACAGAACCAACATGATTGGTTTCAGGAAAAACACCATTTTTCTGACATGTCTCATTAGTTTCGACGCAATCTGAGACAGACCCAGCTGTTAAGGATGACCATCCTGCCATGAACTTCGATTTGACCAATGAAAACCCAACAAGAATATTTTTCCCAAaagatcaaattcaaaacaacaGAAACAAATTTTGGGCAGAGGGTGTGAGGCCCTTTGCCCTCTTTTATTTGCAGAGTGTTTTGGAAATGTCTTTTTTACCTGGACATTTCTGGGTTgctttctttttggttttggcTTCGGAAAGCAGCCACCTTTGTGAATTTGCAGAAATGCGGAGGCGGCAAAAGGGACAAGGGGATGAGCAAGGACAGGCAAGAATAACGTTGGAGTTGAGGAAATTGTCGAAAAAATGATAGTGGGTGACACCCTGACAGTACCAGGTGGACTCAAAAATTTGTTTTGGACAGAGAttagattacacacacacacgcgcaCATATATAAGCTGAGGGAGGAAACAAATGTTTATACTTTATTGAAAGCGGACaaaatgcaaaagaaaaaaaaaattaattgagagaaacaattcaatgaatctaatttatagatttttttttctttttttttctggccAAAGAAATAGAAGGTTGATTTTGAGATATGTGTTTTCTGAAATGGCTGGATTTACGAATTAGATGGGTCGATCTAATATTATCTATGTCTTTGTATCTCTTTAGTTTAACTgacatttaaaattttatataacCGTTAATAAGAATATACGACGTGAAAGCTATTTACGTTTTCAATTGTACTCTCATTTTCCAATTTAGGACTATAGGCATACACTTGCGCTAAGACGTGGGAAGGATCAAAAGAATGTGCACGACATGGCACTTGAAGAGCTCTGAGAACATactcaaaattaataaatatattttaaaaatatagattGGCACGTGATATAGAAAAGTTGGTATAATCTACCAATATtagaagattaaaaaaaaaaaaatcaactaacttttagtctagtgatatttctttcaATATAGGTCCTATTTTCGAATCACCATTTTTAATTTATccccaaaaaaaatgaaaattgcaAAAGGGAGAGAATAGTTTTATGAATCTTTCTAgaatgatttatttttaatttgggaAATTGGTTGTTTTTATTTGGCTTTTCAAAATTGAGTGTATGGTATAATGCAAGATGCATTATTGAAAGTCAGTGATTGtgctaccatttttttttttttaacaaaaagagTTTATTTAAAAGAGTAAAGCAATTAATGATACAAAGCACAAAATCTATCCAAAATGGGAATAATATTATAAAtctaaaccaaaaaaaaaaaatagaaatatatttattaatggttgatttgaataaaattaataaaaagttacaatatatcaacaatatttatgttaattatgAATAGGTCATTCATGTATTGCGATacttaaatatatttaaaataaacaaaaattacaaaatatgcCACTGTAGCTAGCACCCAGTTTGACTGACACCCTTTctcatatttttaaatattttggaaCATGTTAATACATATTTAGACATTGTAACCCAGTGTTTGTTAACTAATTGTGTTTGTCACATTTGGATTCAGACGTTGTGTTGCAGTTTTCGTTTCATGGTTCCGTTTGTTTTTCACCACTCACACGCCTCCTACGCTTCACACCTTGCGTGACTCCTAATTTTTACATTCGGTTTCAGAAACTACAATGCAATATCCGTTTCTTGGTTCTGTTtctttacatttggattcagacgTTGCGTTGTAATGTCcttttcctagttttatttttCCCATCACTCACACGCCTCCTACGCTTCACACATCGCACTAGGGATGGGACCTTGgaatcaaaacaaaccaaaccaaaccacatGTAATAGTTTGGTTTTTGCAGTTTTGAAACGGTTTTGGTTTGAAACTGAACCACAATATGGAAAGACAGTTTAGTTTTGGTTCCGAACATCTAAAACCGCACTGAAATTGAACTGgacatggaaaaataaaataaatacttAATTTAATACCAATATTAGGTAATTTATTTTGTAgactttctttgttttattttttcaatgtgtTTTGTTACTTTTGTAGGCTTTTTAAAGTTTATAACAACTAATGTAATTTATATTGTTTAGGTATTTGtatttgtagagttggtcaaaTTGAATTCAACTATCAcctctgtttgtaccatacttatgggcctccgtatttagacctcgtataaatactcaagggacacaaatgtaattatgtaataaatgacggggcaaatatgtaataagtggggagcccttattctataaaaggactcctcactctcctcattagggggtGACATTTCAGGCCAAGATTGAGGGCAAGGCTTAGGCCACAGAAAATGGGCTagagagaaaataggctagagagcacactgcctccagccttcttgtatattcaccattcagaatgaaacaatatcaacatcagtgtggacgtagcccaaacattggggtgaaccacgatacatcttgtgttctttactttcttgcagattcacggtcggatttacgttgttccaagacctccgattttgtgcatcaacatttggcgccatctgtgggaatcgacacaaaaagctatgtcggttctctttcatttttttcatctcaccatcgtgagacctcaccacacaccaccgtgaatctacaaaaaaaaaaaaaaacccaagaaaccagcttttctctctctctctccctttctctctttccTGCCCCAGTGCCCCGTCCTAAATTCATTGCCCGTACTCATCCATCTAATCCTTCTCAGTGGACTAGATCGCTGATTAGAGAAAGAGGGCATTTCATGACCAATCGACTCAAGGCAGACTCAGCTCAGGCGGTCTCCAACTTGCTATCGAGCTCACTCCAGCTCTAGCTGATCATCAACGACACCGTTTCACAATGAAACATCCTTTTGGTTGTGATGGGTGAGGAGACGTCCGATGCAATGAACCTTGACCTGAATCTAGGTCCTAGTCCCGATGCTGGCTCGATATCAAATGAACTTGTAAAATTGGATGCTTAGACTGAAGCGCCTATCTGTAGAATTACAGAAGCTATGAGGAGGGCTCGGCAGAGGAGATGGCCGTTACCTGAAAGGTAAAAGACTCCGACC of Malus sylvestris chromosome 6, drMalSylv7.2, whole genome shotgun sequence contains these proteins:
- the LOC126626939 gene encoding AT-rich interactive domain-containing protein 2-like — translated: MAGWSSLTAGSVSDCVETNETCQKNGVFPETNHVGSVKDGVDFDEGDQKGRLRCMFDRVLAVFLKEIGDGGGFVRPVPAVIGDRQPVDLFKLFCVVKDRGGTDSVSKNIFWSFVANELGFDQEAMCSVKLIYFKYLNELEKWFREICETRSSGNGDLHPLSSELVREFGGLLSGWPERKGKSDGEVHLVSGECNGDDDEKVCNYDQNDILISLSSLSKKENDRKRKREYLVGMLNWVVQVAKQPNDHSIGAIPGPTKWKEHRSDDECWVQALRAKEALLIRRNVNSKAEECLQQKKLKMHPLLYEDNIVAGRQCSGRFRCSERLPHSVKSQSCPCCRKKEVENDSMEKAPAEVDLLATDATSEENPREKDVSIGSHAQADVPEWTGVASESDIKWLGTRVWPLKREEDGPLSETDLIGQGRQDKCGCGFPGSVACFRFHITEARMKLKRELGSLFYHWRFDRMGEEVSLRWTAEEEKRFKDLVKLNHSNSPFSEGNTSSSSSFWDSASKWFLRKTREDLVSYYFNVFVVQRRSYQNRATPKTIDSDDDVTELGSLSHGFRREIVEVSANSLPCSLNQQSTDFD